One genomic window of Desulfuromonas sp. AOP6 includes the following:
- a CDS encoding dihydroorotate dehydrogenase electron transfer subunit has translation MKNYKTVVLSNQEISSGYYRMRILAPGFGSKAKPGQFLMFRVQTSLPPLLRRPFGIFRMGFMPADCDGQPPKEFVEILYKVVGRGTEIMSHLQVGSKVEVLGPLGRGFDLGAPGEQKILVGGGIGLVPLYMLARELTRKSSVRLLMGGRTREDILAVTEFERLGVETYVSTDDGSLGEEGLVTQVLLRKLDKYPNASVYACGPMPMIEAVQEICAARGVPLQVSLEALMACGVGACLGCVVKGAGHSEASPRYLCSCKEGPVFRAEQLDWTKLGQEPGYCEGCKI, from the coding sequence ATGAAGAATTACAAAACCGTAGTGCTGTCCAACCAGGAGATATCCAGCGGATATTATCGCATGCGTATCCTGGCGCCCGGTTTCGGCAGCAAGGCCAAGCCCGGCCAGTTCCTCATGTTCCGGGTGCAAACGTCCCTGCCGCCCCTGCTGCGGCGTCCTTTCGGGATCTTCCGCATGGGTTTCATGCCGGCCGACTGCGACGGCCAGCCTCCCAAGGAGTTTGTGGAGATTCTCTACAAGGTCGTCGGCCGTGGCACGGAGATCATGAGCCATCTTCAGGTAGGCAGCAAAGTGGAAGTTCTCGGTCCGCTGGGCAGGGGCTTTGATCTGGGCGCACCCGGTGAGCAGAAGATTCTGGTGGGTGGTGGCATCGGTCTCGTACCTCTTTACATGCTGGCCCGAGAGTTAACCAGGAAAAGCTCTGTGCGCCTGCTGATGGGTGGGCGAACGCGGGAAGATATCCTGGCCGTGACCGAATTCGAGCGTTTAGGGGTGGAGACCTATGTATCCACCGATGACGGCAGCCTGGGGGAAGAGGGATTGGTGACCCAGGTGCTGTTGCGCAAGCTCGACAAGTATCCCAACGCCTCCGTCTATGCCTGCGGACCCATGCCGATGATTGAGGCGGTGCAGGAAATCTGTGCCGCGCGCGGGGTGCCCCTGCAGGTGTCGCTGGAAGCCCTCATGGCCTGCGGAGTCGGTGCCTGTCTCGGTTGTGTGGTCAAAGGCGCCGGGCACAGCGAGGCCAGCCCACGTTATCTATGCTCCTGCAAGGAGGGGCCGGTCTTTCGGGCAGAACAACTGGATTGGACGAAACTGGGGCAGGAGCCCGGATATTGCGAGGGATGCAAGATATGA
- the rimI gene encoding ribosomal protein S18-alanine N-acetyltransferase — MDPAFIRPMTLQDLEEVLRIEGCCHSHPWSAASFRAELENPHSRIDLLFIEDRLAGFLCSSLVCGEMTILNVATDPPCRRRGVAARLLEKTLEQGRAAGLEKVFLEVRIHNADAIALYRRFGFREISRRPGYYGDGEDALVMQLEV; from the coding sequence TTGGATCCTGCGTTTATCCGCCCCATGACGCTTCAGGACCTGGAAGAGGTTCTGCGCATTGAAGGGTGCTGCCATTCGCATCCCTGGTCGGCAGCCTCTTTTCGGGCCGAGCTGGAAAATCCACACAGCCGTATCGATCTGCTCTTTATCGAGGATCGTTTGGCGGGTTTTCTCTGCTCCAGTCTTGTGTGCGGCGAGATGACCATTCTCAACGTGGCGACCGACCCGCCGTGTCGCCGCCGGGGAGTCGCTGCCAGGCTGCTCGAAAAGACGCTGGAGCAGGGTCGAGCAGCCGGTTTGGAGAAGGTTTTTCTGGAAGTGCGTATTCATAATGCCGACGCCATCGCCCTTTATCGGCGTTTCGGCTTTCGGGAGATTTCCCGTCGCCCCGGATATTATGGCGATGGCGAGGATGCCTTGGTGATGCAGCTTGAGGTGTGA
- the purM gene encoding phosphoribosylformylglycinamidine cyclo-ligase: MSQKDKSTYRDAGVDIDAGNRFVQMIKPLVKATTRPEVKTDIGGFGGLFSLHADKYKRPTLVSSTDGVGTKLKLAFMMDKHDTVGIDLVAMCVNDIIVQGAEPLFFLDYLATGKLSPEKAVEIVKGISEGCVQAGCALIGGETAEMPGMYSEGEYDLAGFTVGVVDDDRIIDGSSITVGDAIIGIASSGLHSNGYSLARKVFFEKMGLSVDSRLDELQAPLGETLLTPTRIYVKAILNLIRDFQIKGMAHITGGGVLENIPRVLPKNCRAILKKDSWPKPAIFEVLRQGGNIDETEMYRTFNYGIGMVLVVPAAEAEDILSRLGGLQEKAFLIGEVAKCPDCDEQVKLV, encoded by the coding sequence TTGAGCCAAAAAGACAAAAGTACCTACAGGGACGCCGGCGTGGACATTGATGCCGGCAATCGCTTTGTGCAGATGATCAAACCCCTCGTCAAGGCCACCACGCGCCCCGAGGTCAAAACCGATATCGGCGGATTTGGCGGCCTGTTCTCCCTTCATGCCGACAAGTACAAGAGGCCTACCCTCGTCTCCTCCACCGATGGAGTCGGGACCAAGCTCAAACTGGCCTTCATGATGGACAAACATGACACGGTGGGCATCGACCTCGTGGCCATGTGCGTCAACGATATTATCGTTCAGGGCGCCGAGCCCCTCTTCTTTCTTGACTACCTGGCCACGGGCAAGCTTTCTCCTGAAAAAGCGGTGGAGATCGTCAAGGGCATCTCCGAAGGCTGCGTCCAGGCCGGCTGTGCCCTCATCGGCGGGGAAACCGCCGAGATGCCCGGCATGTACAGCGAGGGGGAATATGACCTGGCCGGTTTCACTGTTGGCGTGGTCGACGACGACAGAATCATTGACGGTTCCAGCATCACCGTCGGTGATGCCATTATCGGCATTGCTTCGAGCGGTCTGCATTCCAATGGCTATTCCCTGGCCCGCAAAGTCTTCTTCGAGAAAATGGGCCTGTCCGTCGACAGTCGCCTGGATGAACTGCAAGCCCCTCTGGGAGAGACTCTGCTCACTCCCACCCGCATATACGTCAAAGCGATCCTCAACCTGATACGCGACTTCCAGATCAAAGGCATGGCCCACATCACCGGGGGCGGTGTTCTTGAAAACATCCCCCGCGTACTCCCTAAAAACTGCCGGGCCATACTGAAAAAGGACAGCTGGCCCAAGCCGGCCATCTTTGAAGTGCTGCGCCAGGGCGGCAACATTGACGAAACCGAGATGTATCGGACCTTCAACTACGGTATCGGCATGGTTCTCGTCGTGCCGGCGGCTGAAGCCGAAGATATCCTCAGCCGTCTCGGCGGGCTTCAGGAAAAAGCCTTTCTCATCGGCGAAGTGGCCAAATGCCCCGACTGTGACGAGCAGGTAAAACTGGTCTGA
- the purN gene encoding phosphoribosylglycinamide formyltransferase gives MAQKVRIGALASGGGTNLQAIIDRCLDLSIDAEIVLVISNNPEAGALERARKANLPYRCVNHRDYDSRESYDQALVDTLQEARVDLVVLAGFMRLLTPVLLDAFPGRIMNIHPALLPAFPGLHVQRKAIEYGARFSGCTVHFVDSGVDTGPIIIQAVVPVLDDDTEETLAARILKQEHRIYPQAIQLFAQGRLHIEGRRVRIIPPLPAPENALTNPPVEISKT, from the coding sequence GTGGCACAGAAAGTACGCATAGGCGCTCTCGCCTCGGGCGGAGGCACAAACCTGCAGGCCATTATAGACCGTTGCCTGGATCTTTCCATCGACGCCGAAATCGTCCTGGTCATCAGCAACAATCCTGAGGCTGGCGCCCTGGAACGGGCCCGCAAGGCCAATCTCCCCTACCGCTGCGTCAACCACCGCGATTATGACTCCCGCGAGAGCTACGACCAGGCCCTGGTGGATACCCTGCAGGAAGCCCGGGTCGATCTGGTGGTGCTTGCCGGTTTCATGCGCCTGCTCACCCCTGTCCTGCTCGATGCCTTTCCTGGCCGCATCATGAACATCCACCCTGCCCTGCTCCCTGCCTTTCCAGGTCTGCACGTGCAGCGCAAAGCGATCGAGTACGGCGCCCGCTTTTCCGGTTGCACCGTCCATTTCGTCGACAGCGGTGTGGATACCGGCCCGATCATCATCCAGGCCGTGGTACCGGTTTTGGACGACGACACCGAGGAAACCCTCGCCGCCCGCATCCTGAAACAGGAACACCGGATCTACCCCCAGGCTATCCAGCTTTTTGCCCAGGGCAGACTGCATATTGAAGGTCGGCGCGTTCGCATCATACCGCCCCTCCCCGCCCCGGAGAACGCTCTCACCAACCCCCCCGTCGAGATTTCCAAGACCTAA
- the rpmB gene encoding 50S ribosomal protein L28 has product MSKVCEICGKGRTTGNNVSHAHNKTRKVWLPNLQKVKTVSNGTVRSVKVCTRCIRSGAVTKPA; this is encoded by the coding sequence ATGTCTAAGGTCTGTGAAATTTGCGGCAAGGGTCGCACTACTGGCAACAATGTCAGCCATGCACACAACAAAACGCGCAAAGTCTGGCTTCCCAATCTGCAGAAGGTCAAAACCGTCAGCAATGGCACCGTCCGTTCCGTCAAAGTATGCACCCGCTGCATCCGTTCCGGGGCGGTAACCAAACCTGCCTGA
- a CDS encoding RidA family protein: MMEKIETDKAPAAIGPYSQGVAAGDFVFYSGQIPLEPASGELVSGGIDKQTRQVMANMGEALAAAGLDFSHVVKTTIYLTDLADFTVVNGIYGEFFSGIYPARATVQVAALPKGAAIEIEWVAFRG; the protein is encoded by the coding sequence ATGATGGAAAAAATCGAGACGGATAAGGCGCCAGCCGCTATCGGCCCCTATTCCCAGGGGGTGGCGGCGGGTGATTTTGTCTTTTATTCAGGACAGATTCCGCTGGAGCCGGCGAGCGGGGAGCTGGTCTCTGGCGGCATTGACAAACAGACGCGGCAAGTCATGGCCAATATGGGGGAGGCGCTGGCGGCGGCCGGGCTCGACTTTTCTCATGTCGTCAAGACCACGATCTACCTGACGGACCTGGCGGACTTTACTGTGGTCAACGGCATCTATGGCGAGTTTTTTTCGGGGATCTATCCGGCGAGAGCTACCGTGCAGGTGGCGGCCCTGCCCAAAGGGGCAGCGATTGAGATCGAGTGGGTGGCTTTCCGAGGCTGA
- a CDS encoding bifunctional (p)ppGpp synthetase/guanosine-3',5'-bis(diphosphate) 3'-pyrophosphohydrolase, with protein sequence MTQPEDILKKVQKYHPGADLDLLRRGCDYSTRIHEGRQRPSGESSLDHVMEVANILAQLRMDVATVMTGLLHDTIENSIVSLDTLRQEFGDEVAALVDGVTKIAKMTFRTNEERQAENFRKMLLAMARDIRVILVKLADRLANMRTLDRQPEPRRRMLAQETKDIYVPLANRLGISWIKSELEDLSLRYLEPETYRELAAGIDKRIKERVKYVNDVKGIIHKKLQENGIDGEVSGRSKHLASVYNKMLRQGIDLDQIYDLIAFRIIVQSVRDCYAVLGIIHSTWKPIPGRFKDYIAMPKANLYQSLHTTVMGPFGERMEVQIRTEEMHGIAEEGIAAHWKYKEGGSTPAAAREDRKFAWLRQLLEWQRELDDSREFMSTVKVDLFPEEVYVFTPDGDVKELPRGSTPVDFAYSVHTDVGHHCVGSRVNGKLVPLKTPLHNGDIVEVITSQNQSPSKDWLAFVRTSKARNKIRQWVKTEQREKSIELGRDLFEKELRKYGFSLKKVAVSPEMAHAVEELGFKRVDDLLAALGYGKVSLGQVIGRVVPQEKLREERPTPGRFEKVLDKIRRKPTSALKIDGIEDILVRFAKCCNPLPGDPVIGFITRGRGVTVHAEDCPHAMEGDPERRVVLEWDRKKKTSRPVKIRAYCQNQKGILAGISGAISNCEANIITASVHSTPDHKGVNTFEVDVQDLEHLNRVMAAIRKVKGVYKVERIRN encoded by the coding sequence ATGACCCAGCCAGAAGACATCCTCAAGAAAGTTCAAAAGTACCATCCCGGCGCCGATCTCGACTTGCTGCGCCGAGGATGCGACTACAGCACCCGTATTCACGAGGGGCGCCAACGCCCGTCTGGTGAGTCCTCCCTCGACCACGTGATGGAGGTTGCCAACATTCTGGCCCAGCTGCGCATGGACGTGGCCACGGTCATGACCGGCCTTCTGCACGACACCATCGAAAACTCCATCGTATCCCTGGACACCCTGCGGCAAGAGTTTGGCGACGAAGTGGCCGCGCTGGTAGACGGCGTCACCAAGATCGCCAAAATGACCTTTCGCACCAATGAGGAGCGGCAGGCGGAGAATTTCCGCAAGATGCTGCTGGCCATGGCGCGGGATATCCGTGTCATTCTCGTCAAGCTGGCCGATCGACTTGCCAATATGCGGACCCTTGACCGCCAGCCGGAACCGAGACGCCGGATGCTCGCTCAGGAGACGAAGGATATCTATGTACCCCTGGCCAACCGCCTGGGAATCAGCTGGATCAAGAGCGAACTGGAAGACCTCTCCCTGCGCTATCTGGAGCCCGAGACCTACAGAGAACTGGCCGCCGGCATCGACAAACGGATCAAGGAACGGGTCAAATATGTCAACGACGTCAAGGGCATTATCCATAAAAAACTGCAGGAGAATGGCATTGACGGTGAGGTGAGCGGCCGTTCGAAACACCTGGCCTCGGTCTACAACAAGATGCTGCGGCAAGGCATCGATCTCGATCAGATTTACGATCTCATCGCTTTTCGCATCATTGTGCAGTCGGTACGGGACTGTTATGCGGTGCTCGGCATTATCCACTCCACCTGGAAACCGATCCCTGGTCGCTTCAAAGACTACATCGCCATGCCCAAGGCGAATCTCTACCAATCCCTGCACACCACGGTCATGGGCCCTTTCGGGGAGCGCATGGAGGTGCAGATCCGCACCGAGGAAATGCACGGGATCGCCGAGGAGGGAATCGCCGCCCACTGGAAGTACAAGGAGGGGGGGAGCACTCCGGCCGCCGCCCGTGAAGACCGGAAATTCGCCTGGCTGCGCCAGCTCCTCGAATGGCAGCGTGAGCTTGACGACAGCCGCGAGTTCATGTCGACGGTCAAGGTCGATCTTTTCCCCGAAGAGGTCTATGTCTTCACGCCTGACGGCGATGTCAAGGAACTTCCCCGCGGTTCCACCCCGGTCGATTTTGCCTACAGCGTTCATACCGATGTGGGGCATCATTGTGTCGGCTCCCGCGTCAACGGCAAACTCGTACCCCTGAAGACACCCCTCCACAACGGGGACATCGTCGAGGTTATCACCTCACAGAACCAGTCACCGAGCAAGGACTGGCTGGCCTTTGTGCGTACCTCCAAGGCGCGCAACAAGATCCGTCAGTGGGTCAAGACCGAACAGCGCGAGAAGAGTATTGAGCTTGGCCGCGATCTTTTCGAAAAAGAACTGCGCAAGTATGGTTTTTCGCTGAAGAAGGTGGCCGTTTCCCCGGAAATGGCCCATGCTGTTGAGGAACTCGGCTTCAAGCGGGTGGACGATCTGCTGGCCGCTCTCGGTTATGGCAAGGTTTCCCTCGGACAGGTGATCGGTCGTGTCGTGCCCCAGGAAAAACTGCGGGAAGAGCGTCCCACCCCGGGGCGCTTCGAGAAGGTTCTGGATAAAATCCGCCGGAAGCCCACCAGCGCCCTGAAGATTGACGGCATCGAGGATATCCTGGTGCGTTTCGCCAAATGCTGCAATCCCCTGCCCGGTGACCCCGTTATCGGCTTCATCACCCGCGGCCGGGGAGTGACCGTGCATGCGGAAGACTGCCCCCATGCCATGGAAGGGGATCCGGAGAGGCGCGTCGTGCTGGAGTGGGACCGCAAGAAAAAGACTTCCCGGCCTGTCAAGATTCGGGCCTACTGCCAGAACCAGAAGGGCATACTCGCCGGTATCTCCGGGGCTATCAGTAACTGCGAGGCGAATATCATCACCGCCAGTGTTCATTCGACGCCAGACCACAAGGGGGTCAACACCTTCGAGGTCGATGTGCAGGATCTGGAACATCTGAACCGGGTCATGGCGGCGATTCGCAAGGTCAAGGGTGTCTACAAGGTCGAGCGTATACGGAACTGA
- the rpoZ gene encoding DNA-directed RNA polymerase subunit omega: protein MARITVEDCLKEVPNRFLLVMIAAKRSKQLYKGGAALIENKARNKKIVLALREIAAGKVDYEIPTRKKS from the coding sequence ATGGCCCGTATTACTGTTGAAGACTGTCTTAAAGAAGTCCCGAATCGCTTTCTGCTTGTCATGATCGCCGCCAAGCGTTCCAAGCAGCTGTATAAAGGGGGGGCTGCCCTGATCGAAAACAAGGCCCGCAACAAGAAGATTGTTCTGGCCTTGCGTGAGATCGCCGCCGGCAAGGTGGATTACGAAATTCCCACCCGCAAAAAGAGCTAG
- the gmk gene encoding guanylate kinase, protein MSSEAKRADQRQSGAVKPTDGLGSLFVISAPSGAGKTSLCKEVIDFFPSLRQSVSYTTRPMRPGEVDGIDYHFVSAETFAAMVARGEFAEWAEVHGNRYGTALATLTEAMEQGEDVLLDIDCQGAEQLRKTCRQAVFIFILPPSLDELMRRLQGRQTDSEEVILRRLANARHEIAQVPRYDFVVINDLFATALEQLKAIILAERCRVRRYPGLVEDMLTQDFI, encoded by the coding sequence ATGTCGAGTGAGGCCAAAAGGGCGGATCAGCGCCAGTCCGGGGCTGTAAAGCCGACGGATGGCCTGGGCAGCCTCTTCGTCATCTCCGCCCCTTCCGGGGCCGGGAAGACCTCCTTGTGCAAGGAAGTCATTGACTTTTTCCCCTCTCTGCGGCAGTCTGTTTCCTACACGACCCGCCCCATGCGGCCGGGGGAAGTGGACGGCATCGACTACCATTTTGTTTCCGCCGAGACCTTCGCCGCCATGGTGGCGCGCGGCGAATTCGCCGAATGGGCCGAGGTTCATGGTAACCGCTACGGCACGGCGCTTGCCACCTTGACAGAGGCGATGGAGCAGGGCGAGGATGTCCTGCTCGATATCGATTGTCAGGGGGCGGAGCAGTTGCGCAAGACCTGCCGACAGGCAGTCTTTATCTTCATCCTGCCGCCGAGCCTGGATGAGCTGATGCGACGGCTGCAGGGACGCCAGACGGACAGTGAAGAAGTTATTCTCCGGCGTCTCGCCAATGCCCGCCACGAAATTGCCCAGGTGCCGCGGTACGATTTCGTGGTGATCAACGACCTTTTTGCCACGGCTCTGGAACAGCTCAAAGCCATTATTTTGGCGGAACGCTGTCGGGTCCGACGGTATCCGGGACTGGTCGAAGACATGCTGACCCAGGATTTTATCTAA
- a CDS encoding YicC/YloC family endoribonuclease, with translation MIKSMTGYGKGQAQGEGLALSVEIKSVNHRYGDVTIKAPRTMMALETEIKKGVSEKLKRGKIDVFITQEINGNGVMVPTLNRPLAAAYVALFEDMRTEFPVDGGIPLSLLVSQKEVVTLKEGDLPQESLKACLDSALSQALQALEGMRVREGEATLRDMEARLEVMEKLLGAVEGRAPQVAAEWQGKLKERLARLAGDVAVDEQRVAQEIAVFADRCDISEELVRFRSHLSQFRGLFRSDEPVGRQMDFLVQELNREVNTMGSKSNDAELTRQVVAIKAELEKVREQVQNVE, from the coding sequence ATGATTAAAAGCATGACGGGCTATGGCAAGGGCCAGGCCCAAGGGGAAGGGTTGGCTCTGAGCGTGGAGATCAAATCGGTCAATCATCGCTACGGGGATGTGACCATCAAGGCGCCGCGCACGATGATGGCCCTGGAGACGGAGATCAAAAAGGGCGTCAGCGAAAAGCTCAAGCGCGGTAAGATCGATGTCTTCATCACCCAGGAAATTAATGGCAACGGTGTCATGGTGCCGACCCTGAACCGCCCTCTGGCCGCTGCTTATGTGGCCCTTTTCGAGGATATGCGCACGGAATTTCCCGTGGATGGCGGCATTCCCCTCTCTCTGCTGGTGTCTCAGAAAGAGGTGGTGACCCTGAAGGAGGGGGATCTGCCGCAGGAGAGCCTGAAAGCCTGCCTGGACAGCGCCTTGAGCCAGGCCCTGCAGGCCCTGGAGGGGATGCGGGTGCGGGAAGGGGAGGCCACCCTGCGTGACATGGAGGCGCGGCTGGAAGTCATGGAAAAGTTACTGGGCGCTGTCGAAGGAAGGGCGCCCCAGGTGGCGGCCGAATGGCAGGGCAAGCTGAAAGAGCGCCTGGCCCGTCTGGCCGGCGACGTAGCCGTTGACGAACAGCGCGTCGCCCAGGAGATCGCCGTTTTTGCCGACCGCTGTGACATCAGTGAAGAGCTCGTGCGTTTTCGCAGTCATCTGAGTCAGTTCCGCGGTCTTTTCCGCAGTGACGAACCGGTGGGGCGGCAGATGGATTTTCTGGTGCAGGAGCTCAACCGCGAAGTCAATACCATGGGTTCCAAGTCCAACGACGCCGAGTTGACCCGGCAGGTGGTGGCCATCAAGGCCGAACTGGAAAAGGTGCGGGAACAGGTGCAGAATGTCGAGTGA
- a CDS encoding NAD-dependent epimerase translates to MEAKSSGKRFLVTGAAGFIGSHVCQRLLARGDEVVGLDNLNDYYEVQLKKDRLAQLEGRSGFRFVRQDVADRAAMAALFAGERFDCVIHLAAQAGVRYSLENPHAYVDSNLVGFMNILEGCRHSQVGHLVYASSSSVYGANTRMPFSVHDNVDHPVSLYAASKKANELMAHTYAHLYGLPCTGLRFFTVYGPWGRPDMALFLFTRAILAGRPIDVYNHGKMRRDFTYVDDIVEGVVRTADHVAQPHPEWDSDRPDPGTSRAPYRIYNIGNNQPVELLHLIEVLETSLGKKAEKILLPLQPGDVPATYADVDALVQDVGFKPATSIEEGVEHFVRWYRHYYNV, encoded by the coding sequence ATGGAAGCAAAATCATCCGGAAAGCGTTTTCTGGTGACGGGCGCCGCCGGTTTTATCGGCTCTCATGTCTGTCAGAGGCTGCTCGCGCGAGGGGACGAGGTGGTCGGCCTCGACAACCTCAATGACTATTACGAGGTGCAGCTGAAGAAGGATCGTCTGGCCCAGCTGGAAGGGCGCTCCGGTTTTCGCTTCGTGCGCCAGGATGTGGCCGATCGCGCCGCCATGGCCGCGCTCTTCGCCGGCGAGCGCTTCGACTGCGTCATTCACCTGGCCGCCCAAGCCGGGGTGCGCTACTCCCTGGAAAACCCCCACGCCTACGTCGACAGCAACCTGGTCGGTTTCATGAACATTCTGGAGGGCTGCCGGCACAGTCAGGTGGGGCATCTGGTGTATGCCTCCTCATCCTCCGTCTACGGTGCCAACACCCGCATGCCCTTTTCGGTCCACGACAACGTCGATCACCCCGTCTCCCTCTACGCCGCCTCGAAGAAAGCCAACGAGCTGATGGCCCATACCTATGCGCACCTTTACGGACTCCCCTGTACGGGGTTGCGCTTCTTCACCGTGTACGGGCCCTGGGGGCGGCCGGATATGGCCCTTTTTCTCTTTACCCGGGCGATTCTGGCCGGACGGCCTATCGACGTCTACAACCATGGCAAAATGCGGCGCGATTTCACCTATGTCGACGATATTGTCGAAGGGGTGGTGCGCACGGCCGATCACGTGGCCCAGCCCCATCCGGAGTGGGACAGCGATCGCCCCGATCCGGGCACGAGTCGGGCCCCTTACCGGATTTACAATATCGGCAACAACCAGCCGGTGGAACTGCTGCATCTGATCGAAGTGCTGGAGACGTCTCTGGGCAAAAAGGCGGAGAAGATTCTGCTCCCCCTGCAGCCTGGCGATGTGCCCGCCACCTACGCCGATGTCGACGCCCTGGTGCAGGATGTGGGCTTCAAGCCGGCGACCTCCATCGAGGAGGGCGTGGAGCATTTCGTGCGCTGGTATCGTCATTACTACAACGTCTGA
- a CDS encoding UDP-glucose/GDP-mannose dehydrogenase family protein, whose translation MHITVVGTGYVGLVTGACFAEMGNTVTCVDVDRNKIERLKQGIIPIYEPGLDDLVESNVREGRLQFTTELAEAMVDSSVYFIAVGTPPGEDGSADLQYVLAVAREIGRHMRDYCVVVDKSTVPVGTADKVAAAIRDTLAERGVSIPFDVASNPEFLKEGSAVADFMRPDRIIIGTESERASEMLRELYAPFNRNHERTLFMGVRDAEMTKYAANAMLATKISFINEISRLCDAFGVDVENVRRGIGSDSRIGYSFIYPGCGYGGSCFPKDVRALIRMAEEVDFDSMVLRSVHNRNEVQKHVLFSKITEHFGSDLSHLTFGLWGLAFKPETDDMREAPAEVLLHELIGAGAKVKAYDPVAMDMARKVLPADWFENGRLELVKNQYEALAGVDALVLVTEWKPFRHPDFNAMKRAMKQAIIFDGRNQYEPAMVKKAGFAYNGIGRR comes from the coding sequence ATGCATATCACCGTGGTCGGAACCGGTTACGTCGGGTTGGTGACCGGGGCCTGTTTTGCTGAAATGGGCAATACGGTTACCTGTGTCGATGTCGATAGAAACAAGATTGAACGTTTGAAGCAGGGGATCATCCCTATTTACGAACCCGGGCTGGATGATCTGGTGGAGAGCAATGTCCGCGAAGGGCGTTTGCAGTTCACTACCGAGCTGGCCGAGGCCATGGTGGATTCTTCCGTCTATTTTATCGCCGTGGGTACGCCTCCCGGGGAGGATGGCTCGGCCGACCTGCAGTATGTGCTGGCCGTGGCCCGTGAGATCGGCCGTCATATGCGGGACTATTGCGTGGTGGTGGACAAGTCGACGGTGCCGGTGGGAACGGCGGACAAGGTGGCGGCCGCCATCCGGGACACTCTGGCGGAACGCGGGGTGTCGATTCCCTTCGATGTGGCCAGCAACCCCGAGTTTCTCAAGGAAGGTTCGGCCGTGGCCGATTTCATGCGCCCCGATCGTATTATTATCGGAACGGAGAGCGAGCGGGCCAGCGAAATGCTGCGGGAGCTCTATGCGCCCTTCAACCGCAATCATGAGCGCACGCTTTTCATGGGGGTGCGTGACGCCGAAATGACCAAGTATGCCGCCAACGCCATGCTGGCCACCAAGATCTCTTTTATCAACGAAATCTCCCGGTTGTGCGATGCCTTCGGGGTCGATGTGGAGAATGTGCGGCGAGGGATCGGCTCTGACAGCCGCATCGGCTATTCCTTCATCTACCCGGGCTGCGGTTATGGCGGTTCCTGCTTTCCCAAGGATGTCCGCGCCCTGATCCGCATGGCGGAAGAGGTCGACTTCGATTCCATGGTGCTGCGTTCGGTTCACAACCGCAACGAGGTGCAGAAGCATGTGCTGTTCAGCAAGATCACCGAGCACTTCGGCAGTGATCTCTCCCACCTGACCTTTGGTCTGTGGGGACTGGCCTTCAAGCCGGAGACCGACGACATGCGGGAGGCGCCCGCTGAGGTGCTGCTGCATGAACTCATCGGCGCCGGCGCCAAGGTGAAAGCCTATGACCCCGTGGCCATGGACATGGCCCGCAAGGTGCTGCCGGCCGACTGGTTTGAAAATGGCCGGCTCGAGCTGGTGAAAAACCAGTATGAGGCCCTGGCCGGCGTGGATGCCCTGGTGCTGGTGACGGAATGGAAGCCTTTCCGTCACCCCGATTTCAACGCCATGAAGCGGGCCATGAAGCAGGCGATCATCTTTGACGGCCGTAACCAGTACGAACCGGCGATGGTGAAAAAAGCCGGCTTTGCATACAACGGCATAGGACGGCGTTAG